The Gillisia sp. Hel_I_86 genome has a segment encoding these proteins:
- a CDS encoding AMP-dependent synthetase/ligase encodes MTEIKRLFDFPYYQLENHPLEKALVTKYNNKWEALSTQEYIDKANAISRGLLRLGIKPNDKIALISSSNRTEWSVMDIGILQLGAQNVPIYPTISQEDYEYVLNHSEATYCFVSDEDVLEKVNAIKHNTQLKEIYSFDKINGCKNWSEILDSGKDNSNQDQVEALKDAVTEDDLATLIYTSGTTGRPKGVMLSHKNIVSDVLNSAHRVPFETGKYVGLSFLPMCHIFERMISYLYQYYSVSVYFAESIEKISDNLKEVQPHVITAVPRLLEKVYDKIIAKGTALGGIKQKLFYWAVELGLQYEPYGANGWWYEMQLSLARKLIFSKWKEGLGGNIELIVSGSAALQPRLTRVFAAAGIPVMEGYGLTETSPVVAVNDERNGGFKIGTVGRVIDNVEVKIAEDGEILTKGPNLMLGYFKDKEKTEEAINSDGWFHTGDIGEIDSEGFLKITDRKKEMFKTSGGKYVAPQLIENTMKQSRFIEQIMVIGEGEKMPAAFIQPNFEFIEEWATRKNLDIGKSNEEMVKNPDVIARLQEEVDFYNEKFGSWEKIKKFELIPEVWSIENDLLTPTMKLKRRNIKERYMDLYNTIYER; translated from the coding sequence ATGACCGAAATTAAAAGACTTTTTGATTTTCCTTACTATCAATTAGAAAATCACCCCCTAGAGAAGGCATTAGTTACCAAATATAATAACAAATGGGAAGCTCTAAGCACACAAGAATATATTGATAAGGCGAATGCCATAAGTAGAGGTTTGTTACGTTTAGGCATAAAACCAAATGATAAAATTGCATTGATCTCCTCTAGTAATAGAACCGAATGGAGTGTTATGGATATTGGGATCCTACAATTAGGAGCTCAAAATGTGCCAATTTACCCTACAATATCACAAGAGGATTATGAGTATGTTTTAAATCATAGTGAGGCTACCTATTGTTTTGTATCTGACGAGGATGTTTTAGAAAAAGTAAATGCAATAAAACACAATACTCAGCTTAAGGAAATTTATAGTTTTGATAAGATAAATGGCTGCAAAAATTGGTCGGAAATTCTAGATTCAGGAAAAGATAACAGCAATCAAGACCAAGTTGAAGCATTGAAAGATGCTGTTACAGAAGATGACTTGGCAACTTTAATTTATACTTCCGGAACTACGGGAAGACCAAAAGGAGTTATGCTTTCCCATAAAAACATAGTAAGTGATGTCTTAAATAGTGCACATCGCGTGCCTTTTGAAACAGGAAAGTATGTAGGATTGAGTTTCTTGCCTATGTGCCATATTTTCGAGAGAATGATCTCTTACCTCTATCAATATTATAGTGTTTCGGTTTATTTTGCGGAGTCTATAGAAAAAATAAGCGATAATCTTAAAGAAGTACAACCACATGTAATAACCGCGGTTCCCAGACTTTTAGAAAAAGTATACGATAAGATAATTGCCAAGGGAACAGCACTTGGAGGAATTAAACAAAAGTTGTTTTATTGGGCCGTAGAATTAGGTTTACAATACGAACCTTACGGTGCGAATGGCTGGTGGTATGAAATGCAATTAAGTTTAGCCAGAAAATTGATCTTTTCCAAATGGAAAGAAGGTCTTGGTGGAAATATAGAATTAATAGTCTCTGGTAGTGCCGCTTTACAGCCTAGGCTAACTAGGGTGTTTGCTGCTGCAGGCATCCCAGTTATGGAAGGTTATGGTCTAACAGAAACTTCCCCCGTGGTAGCAGTTAACGATGAACGCAATGGCGGATTCAAAATTGGCACGGTAGGCAGGGTAATAGATAATGTAGAAGTTAAGATCGCTGAAGATGGGGAAATCCTAACAAAAGGACCTAATTTAATGTTAGGGTACTTTAAGGATAAAGAAAAAACAGAGGAGGCCATAAATTCTGATGGTTGGTTCCATACTGGGGATATAGGTGAAATTGATTCAGAAGGATTTTTGAAAATTACCGATAGAAAGAAGGAAATGTTCAAAACTTCCGGCGGTAAATATGTAGCTCCACAGTTAATCGAGAATACAATGAAACAATCCCGTTTTATTGAACAGATCATGGTTATTGGTGAAGGCGAAAAAATGCCTGCAGCATTCATTCAACCAAATTTTGAGTTTATAGAAGAATGGGCAACTCGTAAAAACCTGGATATTGGTAAATCCAATGAAGAGATGGTCAAAAATCCCGATGTAATCGCGAGACTTCAGGAAGAAGTAGATTTCTATAATGAAAAATTTGGTAGCTGGGAGAAGATCAAGAAGTTCGAACTTATCCCCGAAGTATGGAGTATAGAGAATGACCTGCTTACCCCTACCATGAAATTAAAAAGAAGGAATATTAAAGAAAGGTATATGGACCTATACAATACTATTTACGAAAGATAG
- the purL gene encoding phosphoribosylformylglycinamidine synthase: MILFFGTQTSKVYAVQTHADLSAQNISKLDWLFGDAQLLNKSALADFFVGPRAAMVSPWSTNAVEITQTMGISGIIRIEEFLKVDSHFHDFDPMLSQKFEGLDQEIFTVNTKPQPVLEIKDVDAFNKQEGLALNGEEVKYLEELSVKLERPLTDSEVFGFSQVNSEHCRHKVFNGTFVIDGKEKPFSLFKMIRKTSEVNPNDIVSAYKDNVAFVKGPRVEQFAPKTPYKPDFYQNTDFDSVISIKAETHNFPTTVEPFNGAATGSGGEIRDRLAGGKGSLPLAGTAVYMTSYSRLDESKEWEKATKERKWLYQTPMDILIKASNGASDFGNKFGQPLITGSVLTFEHNENNRFLGYDKVIMLAGGIGYGKADQAIKAIPQKGDKIVVLGGDNYRIGMGGAAVSSADTGEFSSGIELNAVQRANPEMQKRAANAIRGMVESETNPIVSIHDHGAGGHLNCLSELVEETGGNIDLDKLPVGDPTLSAKEIIGNESQERMGLIIPEKDMDVLKRVSERERAPMYDVGEVTGDNNFMFQRNSNGEKPMDLKLADMFGSSPKTIMTDKTIQRNYKELDYSQDKIYNYLEQVLQLEAVACKDWLTNKVDRCVTGRVAKQQTTGALQLPLNNCGVMALDYNGKEGVATSLGHSPISALIDPVAGSRNSIAESLTNLIWAPLEQGLKSVSLSANWMWPCNNEGEDARLYEAVQGVSDFAIELGINVPTGKDSLSMKQKYNGDGSEVISPGTVIISAAGHCKDITKVVEPVLQPEGEIYYINLSQDTFKLGGSSFAQTRNKIGTEVPTILDSANFANTFNVVQDLISKDLIIAGHDVASGGLITTLLEMCFAEVNLGAQLDLTSLNEKDSVKLLFNENCGIVFQAKDASIEAVLDENNIEFHRIGNPIEGNRVSVINGTDSFDFDIPTYRDLWYTTSFMLDRKQSGTDHATRRFNNYKNQPLEFKFPKNFTGKLPVISNDSEKSQPRIKAAIIREKGSNSEREMARAMYLAGFDVKDVHMTDLISGRENLEEIQFIAAVGGFSNSDVLGSAKGWAGAFLYNEKAKVALDNFFKRDDTLSLGVCNGCQLFIELGLINPDHDQKPKMLHNRSNKFECNFTSVEIQENNSVMLSSLAGSKLGIWSAHGEGKFSFPYEESKYSIVGKYGYEEYPANPNGSHFNTAMLTDTTGRHLVMMPHLERSTFSWNWAYYPKDRKDEATPWLEGFTNAKKWLENK, from the coding sequence ATGATCCTATTCTTCGGAACCCAAACCTCAAAGGTTTATGCTGTGCAAACGCACGCTGACTTATCTGCTCAAAACATTTCAAAATTAGACTGGCTTTTTGGTGACGCTCAACTACTTAACAAATCTGCACTGGCAGATTTTTTTGTTGGTCCCCGTGCCGCTATGGTTTCTCCCTGGAGTACCAATGCTGTGGAGATTACCCAAACCATGGGGATTTCTGGGATAATTAGAATTGAAGAGTTTCTAAAAGTAGATTCCCATTTTCATGATTTTGATCCTATGCTTTCTCAGAAATTTGAAGGCTTGGATCAAGAAATCTTTACCGTAAACACAAAACCACAACCTGTTTTGGAGATCAAAGATGTGGATGCTTTTAATAAGCAAGAAGGCTTGGCTCTTAATGGGGAAGAAGTAAAATATTTAGAAGAATTATCGGTAAAGCTCGAAAGACCTTTAACAGATTCTGAAGTGTTCGGATTCTCCCAGGTGAATTCAGAACATTGCCGCCATAAGGTCTTTAATGGAACTTTTGTGATCGATGGAAAAGAGAAACCATTTTCTCTTTTTAAAATGATCAGAAAGACTTCGGAAGTAAACCCGAACGATATAGTTTCAGCATATAAAGATAATGTTGCTTTTGTAAAAGGGCCTCGAGTGGAGCAATTCGCTCCAAAAACTCCATATAAACCAGATTTTTATCAGAATACAGATTTTGATTCTGTTATCTCCATAAAAGCTGAAACCCATAATTTCCCGACAACAGTGGAACCTTTTAATGGTGCTGCTACCGGAAGTGGTGGAGAAATAAGGGACAGATTGGCCGGTGGTAAAGGATCACTTCCTTTAGCCGGCACCGCAGTTTATATGACCTCCTACTCTCGTTTAGACGAAAGTAAGGAATGGGAAAAAGCAACGAAGGAGCGTAAATGGCTGTATCAAACCCCAATGGATATTCTTATTAAAGCTTCCAACGGAGCTTCAGATTTCGGAAATAAGTTCGGGCAACCATTAATCACAGGATCTGTACTGACTTTTGAACATAATGAAAATAACCGTTTTTTAGGTTACGATAAAGTGATCATGCTTGCTGGTGGAATTGGGTATGGAAAAGCAGACCAAGCCATAAAAGCAATTCCTCAAAAAGGGGATAAAATCGTAGTGCTAGGTGGAGATAATTATAGGATTGGAATGGGCGGTGCCGCAGTTTCTTCAGCAGATACCGGAGAATTTAGCAGTGGTATAGAATTAAATGCCGTACAACGTGCCAATCCAGAAATGCAAAAACGTGCTGCCAATGCTATTAGGGGAATGGTAGAAAGCGAAACGAATCCTATCGTCTCCATCCACGACCATGGTGCAGGTGGGCACTTGAATTGCTTGAGTGAATTGGTGGAAGAAACTGGTGGGAATATAGATCTGGATAAATTACCGGTAGGAGATCCCACCCTTTCTGCAAAAGAAATTATAGGGAATGAATCTCAGGAACGTATGGGCTTGATTATTCCTGAAAAAGATATGGACGTCTTAAAACGTGTTTCTGAACGGGAAAGAGCTCCAATGTATGATGTTGGTGAAGTAACAGGCGATAACAATTTCATGTTTCAACGCAATAGCAATGGGGAGAAACCGATGGATTTGAAGTTGGCAGATATGTTTGGAAGCTCTCCAAAAACCATCATGACAGATAAAACTATCCAAAGAAATTATAAGGAACTGGATTATTCTCAGGATAAAATATACAATTATTTAGAGCAGGTACTTCAATTAGAAGCGGTGGCTTGTAAGGATTGGTTAACAAATAAAGTAGATAGATGTGTTACCGGTAGGGTTGCCAAACAACAAACTACTGGAGCATTGCAATTACCGTTAAATAACTGCGGGGTAATGGCACTGGATTATAATGGCAAAGAAGGCGTTGCAACCTCGCTTGGGCACTCCCCTATTTCTGCCTTGATAGATCCCGTTGCAGGTTCCAGGAATTCTATTGCAGAATCTTTAACCAACCTTATTTGGGCGCCTTTGGAGCAAGGTTTAAAGTCTGTTTCTTTGTCTGCGAACTGGATGTGGCCTTGTAATAATGAAGGTGAAGATGCAAGATTATACGAAGCTGTTCAAGGAGTATCCGATTTTGCCATTGAGTTAGGTATCAATGTGCCAACGGGCAAGGATTCCCTATCCATGAAGCAAAAATATAATGGTGACGGTAGCGAGGTGATCTCTCCGGGAACGGTTATTATTTCAGCAGCAGGACATTGTAAGGATATCACCAAAGTTGTAGAACCGGTTCTACAGCCAGAAGGTGAGATCTATTATATCAACTTATCGCAAGATACTTTTAAACTTGGTGGAAGCTCTTTTGCTCAAACCCGCAATAAAATAGGAACCGAAGTTCCTACAATATTAGATTCTGCAAACTTTGCGAACACCTTCAATGTTGTACAAGATCTTATTTCTAAAGATCTTATTATAGCAGGACACGATGTGGCTTCAGGAGGATTGATTACCACTTTATTGGAAATGTGTTTTGCTGAAGTAAATCTAGGAGCGCAATTAGATCTTACTTCTTTGAATGAAAAAGATTCAGTAAAATTGCTTTTCAATGAAAACTGCGGAATTGTTTTTCAAGCAAAGGATGCTTCAATTGAAGCAGTTTTAGATGAAAACAATATTGAATTCCATAGAATCGGAAATCCTATTGAAGGAAATAGAGTTTCAGTAATTAATGGAACCGATTCTTTTGATTTTGACATTCCTACCTATAGGGACCTTTGGTATACTACTTCTTTTATGTTGGATAGAAAGCAGAGCGGAACAGATCACGCAACGCGACGTTTCAATAATTATAAGAATCAACCATTGGAATTCAAATTTCCAAAGAATTTTACAGGAAAACTTCCTGTCATTTCGAACGATAGTGAGAAATCTCAACCAAGAATAAAAGCTGCGATCATTCGTGAAAAAGGTTCTAACAGTGAACGGGAAATGGCACGTGCCATGTATCTTGCGGGTTTCGATGTAAAAGATGTGCACATGACCGATCTTATTTCTGGTCGTGAGAATTTGGAAGAAATTCAATTTATTGCCGCGGTTGGAGGATTCTCAAATTCAGATGTACTAGGTAGCGCTAAAGGTTGGGCCGGAGCATTTTTATATAATGAAAAAGCAAAAGTTGCCTTGGATAATTTCTTCAAAAGAGATGACACCTTATCTTTAGGGGTTTGTAATGGTTGCCAGTTGTTCATAGAATTGGGGCTTATTAACCCGGACCATGACCAAAAACCAAAAATGTTACATAATAGATCGAATAAATTCGAGTGTAATTTTACTTCCGTAGAAATTCAAGAAAACAACTCGGTGATGCTATCTAGCTTGGCGGGAAGTAAATTAGGGATTTGGTCTGCACACGGGGAAGGAAAATTCAGTTTTCCTTATGAAGAGAGCAAATACAGCATTGTTGGGAAATATGGGTATGAAGAATATCCTGCAAACCCTAATGGATCCCATTTCAATACCGCAATGCTAACCGATACTACAGGAAGACATTTAGTAATGATGCCACATTTAGAGCGTTCTACATTTTCATGGAACTGGGCCTACTATCCAAAAGATAGAAAAGATGAAGCAACTCCTTGGTTAGAAGGATTTACAAATGCTAAAAAATGGTTAGAGAACAAATAG
- a CDS encoding endonuclease I family protein — translation MRVRILYVVFSFLILVGCKSENRKSETVLENPEELSVPSELISYYKNVDFNLRGEGLKDELAVTTIAKHTRFLEYYERHRYLYKADEDPSNSKNVLLIYSGESRDKREFYSGSNKYLPQTFNTEHVYPRSFIENTAEADLHHLRTADTKINAQRRNYRFTSGSGKYKLVSNNSWYPGDEWVGDVSRMVFYLNLRYNEDFEPVGNLALFLKWNSQDPVSKIEIQRNEIIFKAQGNRNPFIDNPYLATLIWGSPKAENKW, via the coding sequence ATGAGAGTTAGGATTTTATATGTAGTTTTTTCCTTTCTAATTCTTGTTGGATGTAAATCTGAAAACAGAAAATCTGAAACTGTACTTGAGAATCCAGAAGAGCTAAGTGTCCCTTCTGAACTTATTTCTTATTATAAAAATGTGGATTTTAATCTTCGTGGAGAGGGTTTAAAAGATGAACTGGCAGTTACTACAATTGCTAAACATACCCGCTTTTTAGAATATTACGAAAGGCATCGCTATTTATATAAGGCAGATGAAGACCCTTCTAATTCTAAAAATGTTTTATTGATCTATTCAGGAGAAAGTAGGGATAAAAGGGAATTTTATTCTGGCAGCAATAAATACCTACCTCAAACCTTTAACACCGAGCATGTTTATCCGAGATCATTTATTGAGAATACCGCAGAAGCAGACCTTCATCATTTAAGAACCGCAGACACAAAAATTAATGCTCAAAGAAGGAATTATCGCTTTACTTCTGGAAGTGGAAAATACAAGTTGGTCTCAAATAATTCTTGGTACCCAGGAGATGAATGGGTTGGAGATGTTTCGCGAATGGTCTTTTATTTAAATTTAAGATATAATGAAGACTTTGAGCCCGTTGGGAATCTAGCTCTTTTCCTGAAATGGAATTCTCAGGATCCTGTGTCGAAAATTGAAATTCAGCGAAACGAGATCATTTTTAAAGCCCAGGGAAACCGAAATCCTTTTATAGACAATCCATATTTAGCAACCCTAATTTGGGGTAGTCCAAAGGCTGAAAATAAATGGTAA
- a CDS encoding RsmB/NOP family class I SAM-dependent RNA methyltransferase, giving the protein MRLHRNLVFATIDALSDIFNEGNYADKVIEKTLKRDKRWGSRDRSFIAETVYEIVRWKRLYTEIAEVKAPYSRENLFRVFAVWATLRGVTLPDWKQIEPTPSRKIKGKFDELSKIRKYKESIPDWMDELGMKELGEKVWEKEIHALNEQAPVVLRVNTLNTTRDNLRSVLNDEGIKAEPVKGYPYALQLEERSNVFKTEAFKKGFFEVQDANSQLVAEFLDVKPGMRVVDTCAGAGGKTLHIAALMENKGQIIATDIYENKLKELKRRAKRAHAHNIDPRAIESTKVIKKLYGTADRVLIDAPCSGLGVLSRNPDAKWKLQPEFIEKIKKTQAEILNTHSRIVKDGGKLVYATCSILPSENQEQVEKFLASEHGKDFKLVKDKKLLSSESGYDGFYMALLQKN; this is encoded by the coding sequence ATGCGTTTACACCGAAATTTAGTATTTGCAACCATCGATGCATTATCAGATATCTTTAATGAAGGAAATTATGCCGACAAAGTAATTGAAAAAACATTAAAACGCGATAAGCGTTGGGGTTCCCGTGATAGAAGTTTTATTGCAGAAACCGTTTACGAGATCGTACGTTGGAAACGTTTATATACTGAAATCGCTGAAGTAAAAGCACCATATTCCAGAGAGAACCTATTTAGGGTCTTCGCTGTTTGGGCCACTTTACGTGGGGTTACACTACCAGATTGGAAACAAATTGAGCCAACTCCAAGCAGAAAGATCAAAGGTAAGTTTGATGAGCTTAGTAAAATAAGAAAGTATAAAGAGTCCATTCCAGATTGGATGGATGAATTGGGCATGAAAGAATTAGGCGAAAAGGTCTGGGAAAAAGAGATTCACGCATTAAATGAACAAGCTCCTGTTGTGCTTAGGGTCAATACTTTAAATACTACCAGAGATAATTTAAGAAGTGTTTTAAATGATGAAGGCATTAAAGCCGAGCCTGTAAAAGGCTATCCTTATGCTTTACAATTGGAGGAACGATCCAATGTTTTTAAAACTGAGGCCTTTAAAAAGGGATTTTTCGAAGTTCAGGATGCCAATTCTCAATTAGTTGCAGAATTTCTGGATGTTAAACCTGGAATGCGAGTAGTGGATACTTGTGCAGGTGCAGGGGGCAAAACCCTTCACATTGCAGCATTAATGGAAAATAAAGGCCAAATAATAGCGACCGATATTTATGAGAATAAATTAAAGGAACTTAAAAGAAGAGCAAAAAGAGCGCATGCCCACAACATAGATCCTAGAGCAATAGAGTCTACTAAAGTGATCAAAAAGCTTTATGGAACTGCAGACCGTGTTCTTATTGATGCTCCTTGTAGCGGATTGGGAGTTCTAAGTAGAAACCCGGATGCTAAATGGAAACTTCAACCGGAGTTTATTGAGAAAATTAAAAAGACTCAAGCCGAAATCTTAAACACCCACTCTAGAATTGTAAAGGATGGTGGAAAATTGGTATATGCAACATGTTCAATTTTACCTTCAGAAAACCAGGAACAAGTAGAAAAGTTTCTTGCAAGTGAACATGGGAAGGATTTTAAATTGGTGAAAGACAAAAAATTATTATCCTCAGAGTCTGGATATGATGGATTTTACATGGCACTTCTTCAGAAAAACTAA
- a CDS encoding WD40/YVTN/BNR-like repeat-containing protein, giving the protein MKLYYWFGLLLIIGCNSKEKKTAPSYYTSVEVEIILEDSISVRAIELMGKNLAFATNNGIYGMYNSQKDTWKTNIQKYDTLVPEFRAVASTSTNFFMLSVANPALLYKTGDSGRMELVYKEENEKVFYDALAFWNDEEGIAMGDPVDNCLSIIITRDGGKTWNKIPCENLPAAAEGEAAFAASNSNIAIKGNKTWILSGGMKSRVFFSPDKGETWEVFDTPIIQGTPTQGGYSLDFHDENQGFIIGGDYTNPDENQANKAITKDGGKTWKLLAVGQEPGYKSSVRYVPGKNGHELIAVGFTGISYSKDAGKSWNNLSSEGFYTIRFLNDSIAYAAGKNRIAKLRFKK; this is encoded by the coding sequence ATGAAATTATACTACTGGTTTGGGCTATTATTGATTATTGGATGCAACTCCAAGGAAAAGAAAACAGCCCCATCTTATTATACTTCTGTAGAAGTTGAAATAATTTTAGAAGACTCCATTAGTGTGAGGGCTATAGAATTGATGGGTAAAAATCTTGCTTTTGCCACAAACAATGGAATTTATGGAATGTACAATTCCCAGAAAGATACTTGGAAAACAAATATTCAGAAATATGACACTCTGGTTCCGGAGTTTCGTGCGGTGGCCAGTACCTCTACAAATTTCTTTATGCTAAGCGTTGCAAACCCCGCACTTTTATATAAAACTGGGGATTCCGGTCGGATGGAATTGGTGTATAAAGAGGAAAATGAAAAGGTTTTTTATGATGCGCTGGCATTTTGGAATGATGAAGAGGGAATTGCCATGGGCGATCCTGTAGATAATTGCCTTTCTATAATTATAACCAGGGATGGTGGGAAAACTTGGAACAAGATCCCGTGTGAGAATTTACCAGCAGCTGCGGAAGGCGAAGCGGCTTTTGCTGCCAGTAACTCCAATATTGCTATTAAAGGCAATAAAACCTGGATCTTATCTGGGGGCATGAAATCACGTGTATTTTTCTCTCCAGACAAAGGAGAAACTTGGGAGGTTTTTGATACTCCGATTATTCAAGGAACTCCAACACAAGGAGGTTATAGTTTAGATTTTCACGATGAAAATCAAGGTTTTATTATAGGAGGGGATTATACGAATCCAGATGAAAACCAAGCTAATAAAGCTATTACCAAGGATGGCGGAAAGACTTGGAAGTTGTTGGCAGTGGGACAGGAGCCGGGTTATAAAAGCAGTGTGAGATATGTGCCGGGTAAAAATGGACATGAATTGATTGCCGTCGGATTTACTGGAATATCCTACTCTAAGGATGCAGGGAAAAGTTGGAATAATTTATCTTCGGAAGGATTTTATACAATCCGTTTTCTAAATGATTCTATAGCCTATGCAGCAGGAAAGAATAGAATTGCCAAACTAAGATTTAAAAAATAA
- a CDS encoding RNA polymerase sigma factor, whose product MKLEEKLLIKRLQDPNTLKNSFGELVTLYKQRLYWHIRNMVKDHQDTDDILQNTFIKIFKNIQNFKGDSQLYSWMYRIATNESLTFLNNKAKRLHINSEELQNKLIENLESDAYFDGDQIQLKLQKAIAILPEKQQLVFNMKYFQELKYREISYILGTSEGALKASYHIAVKKIEEYLKMD is encoded by the coding sequence TTGAAACTCGAAGAAAAACTATTAATTAAACGCCTTCAAGATCCCAACACACTTAAAAATTCGTTTGGGGAGTTGGTTACATTATATAAACAACGCTTGTACTGGCATATTAGGAATATGGTTAAAGATCATCAAGACACCGATGACATCCTGCAGAACACTTTTATCAAGATCTTTAAGAACATCCAGAATTTTAAAGGAGACAGTCAACTCTATTCTTGGATGTACCGAATTGCTACAAACGAGTCGCTTACATTTTTGAATAATAAGGCCAAACGATTGCATATAAATTCAGAAGAACTTCAGAATAAATTAATTGAAAACCTCGAAAGTGATGCTTATTTTGATGGAGACCAAATTCAATTAAAACTTCAAAAAGCAATAGCGATACTTCCAGAAAAACAGCAATTGGTGTTTAATATGAAATATTTTCAAGAATTAAAATATCGGGAAATTTCATATATTCTAGGCACAAGCGAAGGTGCCCTTAAGGCATCCTACCATATTGCAGTAAAAAAGATCGAAGAATATTTAAAAATGGATTAA
- a CDS encoding ABC transporter ATP-binding protein — MSYFRKILEYAKPYKQFAILNIICNIFYALFSTLSFIALIPVIDILFDKSKRVAIKPDYEGISSAKDFLVDYFNYQVTQKVIEDEISALIFICGIVVLLFFLKNLFGYLAAFFITFLRNGVLRDVRNALYHKILHLPISYFSEKKKGDTISRITADVNEVQTSFLSILELIVREPLTIVFTIIAMLMISAKLTIFVFIFLPISGFIISLIGKKLKSQSLRAQEENGNFLSIVEETLSSLKIVKGFNAEDKFQDKFQESTNKLNKILNSLINRQNLASPTSEFLGIFVIVIILWFGGNMVLIEESLNPAAFIAFLGLAYNILTPAKQISKATYSVKKGNAAAERIIDVLETPSTIIDAKNAVIATDFKSSVQIENVDFKYEDELVLKNFSLKVPKGSTVALVGQSGSGKSTIANLVTRFYDVNSGSIKIDGVDIRDITKRSLRDLLGLVTQDSILFNDSIRDNVALGKNNATEKEIIEALKIANAWEFVKDLPKGLDTNIGDSGNKLSGGQKQRLSIARAVLKNPPIMILDEATSALDTESEKLVQKALENMMRNRTSIVIAHRLSTIQNADLIVVMQKGEIVEQGKHSELLLKNGTYKRLVEMQSFE, encoded by the coding sequence ATGAGCTATTTTAGAAAAATTCTTGAATATGCGAAGCCCTATAAGCAGTTCGCGATTTTAAATATTATTTGTAACATCTTTTATGCGCTATTTAGCACTCTTTCATTTATCGCCCTGATTCCGGTTATTGATATCCTTTTCGATAAAAGCAAAAGAGTTGCTATTAAACCAGATTACGAAGGAATTTCTAGTGCTAAAGATTTTTTAGTAGACTATTTTAACTACCAGGTTACTCAAAAAGTAATTGAAGATGAAATTTCAGCATTGATTTTTATCTGCGGAATTGTAGTGCTATTATTTTTTCTAAAGAATCTATTTGGATATCTAGCTGCATTTTTCATCACCTTCTTAAGAAATGGAGTGCTTCGGGACGTAAGAAATGCTTTATATCATAAAATTCTTCACCTACCAATCTCTTATTTTTCCGAAAAGAAAAAAGGAGATACTATTTCCAGAATTACTGCCGATGTTAATGAAGTGCAAACATCCTTTCTTTCCATCCTTGAACTTATAGTTAGAGAACCACTAACTATTGTCTTTACTATTATCGCCATGTTAATGATAAGCGCCAAGCTTACCATTTTCGTATTTATTTTTCTGCCCATTTCTGGATTCATCATTTCATTGATTGGAAAAAAATTAAAAAGCCAATCTTTGAGAGCGCAGGAAGAAAATGGGAATTTCCTGTCTATTGTAGAAGAAACCTTATCTAGCTTAAAGATTGTAAAAGGTTTTAATGCTGAAGATAAATTTCAGGATAAATTTCAGGAATCTACCAATAAATTAAATAAAATCCTGAACAGTCTTATTAACAGACAAAATTTAGCCTCTCCAACCAGTGAATTTCTCGGGATCTTTGTTATTGTTATAATTCTTTGGTTTGGCGGAAATATGGTTTTAATAGAAGAAAGTTTAAATCCAGCAGCTTTCATTGCTTTCTTAGGTTTGGCTTACAATATATTAACCCCGGCAAAACAAATCTCCAAGGCTACTTATTCTGTTAAAAAAGGAAACGCAGCTGCAGAAAGGATCATAGATGTATTAGAAACACCATCGACTATTATTGATGCGAAAAATGCGGTTATTGCCACCGACTTTAAATCCAGTGTTCAAATTGAAAATGTTGACTTCAAATATGAAGATGAACTGGTATTAAAGAATTTTAGCTTGAAGGTACCAAAAGGAAGCACAGTCGCTTTAGTGGGACAATCTGGTAGCGGAAAATCTACAATAGCGAATTTAGTAACGCGTTTTTACGATGTTAACTCAGGAAGTATAAAAATAGATGGAGTAGATATTCGTGATATAACAAAGAGATCACTCCGTGATCTACTGGGCTTGGTAACTCAAGACTCCATATTGTTTAATGATTCTATAAGGGACAACGTCGCTTTAGGGAAAAACAACGCTACAGAAAAAGAAATTATTGAAGCTTTAAAAATAGCAAACGCCTGGGAATTTGTAAAAGATTTACCAAAAGGGCTAGACACCAATATTGGCGATAGTGGAAATAAATTGAGTGGTGGGCAAAAGCAGCGGTTATCTATTGCACGTGCCGTTCTAAAAAATCCTCCTATCATGATCTTGGATGAGGCAACATCTGCCTTAGACACCGAGAGTGAAAAATTGGTTCAGAAAGCATTGGAGAATATGATGCGCAATAGAACATCCATAGTTATTGCACACAGGCTTTCCACAATCCAGAACGCAGATCTTATTGTGGTAATGCAAAAGGGCGAAATCGTAGAACAAGGAAAGCACAGCGAACTGCTACTGAAAAATGGTACTTATAAAAGATTAGTAGAAATGCAATCTTTCGAATAA